One region of Cydia pomonella isolate Wapato2018A chromosome 25, ilCydPomo1, whole genome shotgun sequence genomic DNA includes:
- the LOC133531341 gene encoding uncharacterized protein LOC133531341 isoform X2 yields the protein MMHMCLDIMKLLSCLLLLVMLKVDRIGGDCILSLKSDFGSPSPVYLLGGDYLTPNTASGAISVRRGALLTVACPQRTVTIAGQATRKEAVDAKCVSTSTFSVGRWTGELNQLNCSSAPVFTVKETSKACYRGGKPVKVGYTVRDKLYELYSACFDRGTLNTLFVKHELTPSSVNIQSGHNRPQFTGGDLFPSKVHIEKLYKTQYEKDRFNEILGPNMADKYFSKNQFLTRGHLAPRADFSLAALQRATFHFVNVAPQWMKGNRGDWGALEEALRRRVKTTNSSVTVYTGTHGVLALPGTQGEKELYLYSDENNNMAVPVPLYFYKLVHDPARRAATAFITINSSFFNASTENALTFCDDACASWLTWRDDATHSFCCSYDTFSRVIDHVPQLEVNELY from the exons ATGATGCACATGTGTTTGGATATAATGAAGTTGCTCAGCTGTTTACTTTTACTGGTTATGTTGAAAGTAGATCGGATCGGTGGTG ACTGCATTCTTTCATTGAAGAGCGACTTCGGGTCCCCATCGCCCGTGTATTTATTGGGGGGAGATTACCTCACACCCAACACTGCCAGTGGAGCTATCTCAGTGCGTCGCGGCGCTCTCCTGACGGTCGCATGCCCGCAGAGGACGGTCACCATCGCTGGGCAGGCTACTAGAAAAGAAGCAGTG GACGCAAAATGCGTGTCAACGTCCACCTTCTCCGTGGGACGTTGGACCGGGGAGCTGAACCAGCTGAACTGCAGCTCGGCGCCAGTCTTCACAGTCAAGGAGACCAGCAAGGCGTGCTACCGAGGTGGAAAGCCGGTCAa GGTGGGCTACACAGTCCGCGACAAGCTTTACGAGCTGTACTCAGCGTGCTTCGACCGAGGCACACTCAACACGCTCTTCGTGAAACATGAGTTGACGCCGAGCAGCGTCAACATACAGTCCGGGCACAACCGCCCGCAGTTCACAG GTGGCGACCTCTTTCCAAGCAAAGTCCACATTGAGAAGCTCTACAAGACGCAGTACGAAAAGGATAGATTCAACGAGATTCTAGGACCTAATATGGCGGACAAGTATTTTAGCAAGAATCAA TTCCTGACGCGTGGGCACTTGGCTCCCAGAGCGGACTTCTCCCTCGCAGCATTGCAGCGGGCGACTTTTCACTTCGTTAATGTGGCGCCACAGTGGATGAAGGGCAACCGTGGTGATTGGGGCGCTCTTGAGGAG GCCCTCCGCCGGAGAGTGAAGACCACCAACTCCTCAGTAACAGTATACACCGGAACCCACGGGGTGCTAGCCCTACCCGGGACCCAGGGAGAGAAGGAACTCTATCTATATTCAGATGAGAACAACAATATGGCTGTGCCTGTGCCGCTATACTTTTATAAG CTAGTCCACGACCCAGCCCGCCGTGCAGCCACAGCCTTCATCACAATAAACTCGTCGTTCTTCAACGCGTCGACAGAGAACGCGTTGACGTTCTGCGACGATGCGTGCGCATCCTGGCTGACGTGGCGCGACGACGCGACGCACAGCTTCTGCTGCAGCTACGACACGTTTAGTCGGGTTATAGACCATGTGCCGCAACTGGAGGTCAATGAACTCTATTAG
- the LOC133531341 gene encoding uncharacterized protein LOC133531341 isoform X1, with protein sequence MMHMCLDIMKLLSCLLLLVMLKVDRIGGDCILSLKSDFGSPSPVYLLGGDYLTPNTASGAISVRRGALLTVACPQRTVTIAGQATRKEAVDAKCVSTSTFSVGRWTGELNQLNCSSAPVFTVKETSKACYRGGQPVKVGYTVRDKLYELYSACFDRGTLNTLFVKHELTPSSVNIQSGHNRPQFTGGDLFPSKVHIEKLYKTQYEKDRFNEILGPNMADKYFSKNQFLTRGHLAPRADFSLAALQRATFHFVNVAPQWMKGNRGDWGALEEALRRRVKTTNSSVTVYTGTHGVLALPGTQGEKELYLYSDENNNMAVPVPLYFYKLVHDPARRAATAFITINSSFFNASTENALTFCDDACASWLTWRDDATHSFCCSYDTFSRVIDHVPQLEVNELY encoded by the exons ATGATGCACATGTGTTTGGATATAATGAAGTTGCTCAGCTGTTTACTTTTACTGGTTATGTTGAAAGTAGATCGGATCGGTGGTG ACTGCATTCTTTCATTGAAGAGCGACTTCGGGTCCCCATCGCCCGTGTATTTATTGGGGGGAGATTACCTCACACCCAACACTGCCAGTGGAGCTATCTCAGTGCGTCGCGGCGCTCTCCTGACGGTCGCATGCCCGCAGAGGACGGTCACCATCGCTGGGCAGGCTACTAGAAAAGAAGCAGTG GACGCAAAATGCGTGTCAACGTCCACCTTCTCCGTGGGACGTTGGACCGGGGAGCTGAACCAGCTGAACTGCAGCTCGGCGCCAGTCTTCACAGTCAAGGAGACCAGCAAGGCGTGCTACCGAG GCGGTCAGCCGGTCAA GGTGGGCTACACAGTCCGCGACAAGCTTTACGAGCTGTACTCAGCGTGCTTCGACCGAGGCACACTCAACACGCTCTTCGTGAAACATGAGTTGACGCCGAGCAGCGTCAACATACAGTCCGGGCACAACCGCCCGCAGTTCACAG GTGGCGACCTCTTTCCAAGCAAAGTCCACATTGAGAAGCTCTACAAGACGCAGTACGAAAAGGATAGATTCAACGAGATTCTAGGACCTAATATGGCGGACAAGTATTTTAGCAAGAATCAA TTCCTGACGCGTGGGCACTTGGCTCCCAGAGCGGACTTCTCCCTCGCAGCATTGCAGCGGGCGACTTTTCACTTCGTTAATGTGGCGCCACAGTGGATGAAGGGCAACCGTGGTGATTGGGGCGCTCTTGAGGAG GCCCTCCGCCGGAGAGTGAAGACCACCAACTCCTCAGTAACAGTATACACCGGAACCCACGGGGTGCTAGCCCTACCCGGGACCCAGGGAGAGAAGGAACTCTATCTATATTCAGATGAGAACAACAATATGGCTGTGCCTGTGCCGCTATACTTTTATAAG CTAGTCCACGACCCAGCCCGCCGTGCAGCCACAGCCTTCATCACAATAAACTCGTCGTTCTTCAACGCGTCGACAGAGAACGCGTTGACGTTCTGCGACGATGCGTGCGCATCCTGGCTGACGTGGCGCGACGACGCGACGCACAGCTTCTGCTGCAGCTACGACACGTTTAGTCGGGTTATAGACCATGTGCCGCAACTGGAGGTCAATGAACTCTATTAG